CTTCCCCGACTTCCACTTCCTTGGGGGTAAAATTGGACAGATGCATCTGCCAGCCCAGATGCCCGTCCAGGGACGGCTTGGAGGCCAGCCGGGCGTCATAGGCCATGCCCTCTTCGGGAATTTCGGAATCGCGGGACTGAGACTGGCGGCCGGTGCTGGCAAAATCACCAAGGTAGTCATCCCACTCGGCGTTTTTGAGCAGCTCCTTCTCCATGGCTGCGTCCGTGGAATTGCCGGTCGGCCCGAGGTTGTCTTCGGCCATGACCCGTTCAGTTGGCCGGTCGTCCTCGACGGTCTCCTCCAGCATTGGATTTTCCAACAGCTCCTGCTGCACGCTCTCAAGCAGCTCCAACCGGGAAAGTTGAAGGAGTTTGATGGCTTGTTGCAGCTGGGGGGTCATCACCAGCTGTTGGGAAAGCTTGAGCTGCTGCCGCAGTTCCAGGGCCATGCTTACCGCCGTGCGCGTGAGTCGTTTGCGTCCAAGGGTTCTACTCGGTTTGGACGGCGGCCCACAGCCAGCCCGCCCAACAAAAACCATGCCACAATTGCGACCTCGTGGCAATCGGCACAAGCGGCCCTAGTCGAGGAACCACTCATAGGCAGCCCCGAGTTGCCCCTTGGCTGCCAGGATAAACCGCACAGCCTCGCGGACCGCCCCGTGCCCCCCACCCCGGCGCGAGACCCACAGGGCCAGCTCCAGGATCTCCGGTTGGGCATCGGCCACGGTCATGGGCAACCCGACCAGCCCCATGGGGCCGGCGTCCACCCAATCATCGCCCAGATAGGCGGTCTGTTCTGGCGAAACACCCTGGCGTTCCAGAATACCCCGCAGCACGCCCATCTTGCGGTGATGGCCCGGGTGGTACTCGGCAATGCCCAGATCGGCCATGCGCGCGGCCACGGCCGGACTGTCCAGGCCGCTTATGACCGCAACAGCCAGTCCGACAGCCTGGGCCGCCATGAGGCCCAGGCTGTCATGGACATGAAACCGTTTGGTCACCTCGCCACGAGCATCGACATAGATGCCGCCGTCGGTCATGACGCCGTCGACATCAAGAACCAGCAACGCCACTTCCCTGGCCCGGCTGGCGGCCAGATTCGCATCCTCAGGCATACAAAACCTCCAACGGCCGGAGCACACTTCCTCCCCGACCCAAACGCCGCTCCTGACAGACAAGACCCCAATGCCCAGACGCAGCCGGCATGTCCCGCCCAACGGGGCGATCATAGCCAAAAAACACCGAAATGACCAGCAGATAGAGGTGTTTTTCCTGCTCTCATGGCAACGGGACAAGGAGCACGCCTTGGGCCTTGGCCGCCCTGGTCTCTTCCCTGGCCCCAGGACACCGCGCATAGCCAACGAGCCCGGCAGGCCAGACGGGCCCCAGTTACAACGAAGCCGTCCGGGAGAAAGTCGCTTCCCCCGGACGGCCGTCAGACGTGCCTCGCGTGAGCAGGCTAGGCTTTCTTGCAGCGTTTGGCCGCAGTCACAAATTCCCGGAACAGCGGATGCGGGCGCATGGGGCTGCTCTTGAATTCCGGATGGAACTGGCAGCCCAAAAACCAGGGATGTTCCGGCAACTCGACCATTTCCACCAGTTCGCCGTCAGGCGACAGTCCGCTCAGGACCAGTCCACCCTCCTCGAAGGCGGCGGCGTAGGCCTTGTTGAATTCGAAACGATGGCGATGGCGTTCGGAAATTTCGCCGGTTCCGTAGGCAGCGGCGGCCCGGGTGTCCGGGGCAACGACGCAGGGATAGGCACCCAGGCGCATGGTGCCGCCCTTGTCGCTGGAGGGATCGCGATGTTCGATGGTCTGGGTGCGGAAGTCATACCACTCGCGCATGAGGTAGATGACCGGGTGCGGCGTGGTCAGGTCGAACTCCTCGGAGTTGGCCCCGGCCAGCCCGAGCACGTTTCTGGCATATTCGATGACCGCGCACTGCATCCCCAGGCAAATGCCGAAGAACGGCACGCCCTTGGTGCGGGCATATTCGATGGCCGCGATCTTGCCCTCAACCCCGCGCGACCCGAAGCCGCCCGGGACCAGGATGCCGTCGATGCCAGCCAGGGTGGCGGCCACGTTTTCCCGGGTCAGTTCTTCGGAATTGACATAGACAAAGCGGACCGACACCCCGGCGTGGATGCCGCCGTGGACCAGGGATTCGTGCAGGCTCTTGTAAGCTTCCTTGAGATCGACATACTTGCCGACAATGGCAATCGACACCGTGCCGGAGGGATGCTCCAGACGGTCCAT
The nucleotide sequence above comes from Desulfovibrio sp. TomC. Encoded proteins:
- a CDS encoding KdsC family phosphatase; this encodes MPEDANLAASRAREVALLVLDVDGVMTDGGIYVDARGEVTKRFHVHDSLGLMAAQAVGLAVAVISGLDSPAVAARMADLGIAEYHPGHHRKMGVLRGILERQGVSPEQTAYLGDDWVDAGPMGLVGLPMTVADAQPEILELALWVSRRGGGHGAVREAVRFILAAKGQLGAAYEWFLD